Proteins co-encoded in one Alcanivorax sp. genomic window:
- a CDS encoding type II toxin-antitoxin system RelE/ParE family toxin has product MIKSFRHKGLRRFYEKGTTRGIQASHAPKLRRQLARLEVAASPLDMGIPGWDLHALQGSLENHWSVKVSGNWRLTFTFEDGDAVLVDYQDYH; this is encoded by the coding sequence ATGATCAAGAGCTTTCGGCATAAAGGCCTGAGACGGTTTTATGAGAAGGGCACCACAAGAGGCATCCAGGCTAGCCATGCACCGAAGCTCCGCCGACAATTGGCTCGCTTGGAAGTGGCTGCCAGTCCCTTGGATATGGGTATCCCGGGCTGGGATTTACACGCGTTGCAAGGCTCGCTCGAGAATCATTGGTCGGTGAAGGTGAGCGGCAATTGGCGGCTTACCTTTACCTTTGAGGACGGCGATGCCGTGCTGGTGGATTATCAGGACTATCATTAA
- a CDS encoding transposase, whose translation MTRARYQQVSLSETPFYHCICRCVRRAFLCGRDHYSGQDYEHRRQWVVERLATLVDVFAIDLCAYAVMSNHYHVVLRVDRSRAESWTQREVAEHWMRLFSGPLLVQRWFRDETGEAETLKALDIVEEWRSRLYDLGWFMRCLNEHLARKANEEDGCKGRFWEGRYKSQALLDEKALLSCMAYVDLNPVRAGMAATPETSDYTSVQQRSCAVQNKSSAEKVPTLLPLVDAGHIESDTNSTICRMRLIDYLELVGATGRALRSDKRGAIDGSAADILDRLGLDQKVWLQHMAPRKQRAPLAVGSLAKVRAFAEATGRRWIAGQRAACVLG comes from the coding sequence ATGACCCGAGCCCGATACCAGCAAGTATCCCTATCTGAGACACCGTTTTATCACTGTATCTGCCGCTGCGTGCGCAGGGCCTTTCTGTGTGGCCGTGATCATTATTCCGGTCAGGACTATGAACATCGTCGTCAATGGGTGGTAGAACGCCTGGCGACGCTGGTGGATGTCTTTGCCATTGATCTGTGCGCGTATGCGGTGATGTCCAATCACTACCATGTGGTGCTGAGAGTGGATCGGTCTCGGGCCGAAAGTTGGACGCAGCGGGAGGTGGCGGAACACTGGATGCGGCTGTTCTCCGGGCCGTTATTGGTGCAGCGCTGGTTTCGTGATGAAACGGGTGAGGCAGAAACCCTGAAGGCGCTGGATATTGTGGAAGAATGGCGTTCCCGTTTGTATGACCTGGGCTGGTTCATGCGCTGCCTGAATGAGCACTTGGCCCGCAAGGCCAACGAGGAAGACGGCTGCAAGGGCCGTTTCTGGGAGGGGCGATACAAAAGTCAGGCGCTACTGGATGAAAAGGCCTTGCTCAGTTGTATGGCCTATGTGGACCTGAACCCGGTGCGAGCTGGCATGGCAGCCACCCCGGAAACCTCTGATTACACCTCTGTTCAGCAGCGCAGCTGCGCTGTCCAGAATAAATCCTCTGCTGAGAAAGTCCCAACGCTTCTGCCATTAGTGGATGCGGGACATATCGAAAGCGATACTAACTCGACGATTTGCCGTATGCGGTTGATTGATTATCTGGAGCTGGTGGGCGCCACAGGTAGAGCTTTGCGTTCGGACAAGCGTGGCGCAATAGATGGTTCTGCGGCGGACATCCTTGATCGCCTGGGGCTGGACCAAAAGGTCTGGCTGCAGCACATGGCACCCAGAAAGCAGCGCGCCCCTCTGGCGGTCGGTTCTTTGGCGAAGGTCAGAGCCTTTGCCGAGGCAACAGGGCGGCGCTGGATCGCCGGTCAAAGAGCGGCTTGTGTTTTGGGTTGA